The following are encoded in a window of Streptomyces sp. 11x1 genomic DNA:
- a CDS encoding pectinesterase family protein → MRRRTLLGGIAGGLVAAGAAPALAHGGRRVLHVRPGGSVQAAVDAVTWPGWTIVVHPGTYREVVNIPADKRELTLRGASRDPRAAVIVFDRANGTPRPEGGTYGTAGSATFTSAAPGLTVRDLTLANDWLRADHPDITGTQAVAAYVTGDRSHFENVRFLAHQDTLFADTTALDAFDRQYYRHCYIEGDVDFVFGRARAVFDSCHFRTLQRDVTFTPKGMVFAPATARANLYGFLALRGRITSGAEDAAYKIARPWVPSYETTAWPSLVVRDTWIGPGIDAVAPYTNMRDAYPWQTMRLREYANSGPGAVVSVPENRPRLTAAEAREHTPRTYLGDWRPCAGR, encoded by the coding sequence ATGCGCCGACGCACCCTGCTCGGCGGAATCGCCGGCGGCCTGGTGGCCGCCGGCGCGGCCCCCGCCCTCGCCCATGGCGGCCGCCGGGTCCTGCACGTCCGGCCCGGAGGATCGGTCCAGGCCGCCGTGGACGCCGTCACCTGGCCCGGGTGGACGATCGTCGTCCACCCGGGGACGTATCGCGAGGTCGTCAACATCCCAGCGGACAAGCGGGAGTTGACACTGCGGGGCGCGTCCCGCGACCCCCGCGCCGCCGTGATCGTCTTCGACCGCGCCAACGGCACCCCCAGGCCGGAGGGCGGCACGTACGGCACCGCGGGCTCCGCCACCTTCACCTCGGCGGCGCCAGGCCTGACCGTACGCGACCTGACCCTCGCCAACGACTGGCTGCGCGCCGACCACCCCGACATCACCGGGACCCAGGCGGTCGCCGCGTACGTCACCGGGGACCGCTCGCACTTCGAGAACGTCCGGTTCCTCGCCCACCAGGACACCCTGTTCGCGGACACCACCGCGCTCGACGCCTTCGACCGGCAGTACTACCGGCACTGCTACATCGAAGGTGATGTCGACTTCGTGTTCGGGCGGGCCCGCGCCGTGTTCGACTCCTGCCACTTCCGCACCCTCCAGCGAGATGTGACCTTCACCCCCAAGGGCATGGTCTTCGCCCCCGCCACCGCCCGCGCCAACCTCTACGGCTTCCTCGCCCTGCGCGGCCGGATCACCTCCGGCGCCGAGGACGCCGCGTACAAGATCGCCCGACCCTGGGTGCCCTCGTACGAGACGACCGCCTGGCCGTCGCTGGTCGTGCGGGACACCTGGATCGGCCCCGGGATCGACGCCGTCGCGCCCTACACCAACATGCGCGACGCCTACCCCTGGCAGACCATGCGCCTCCGCGAGTACGCCAACTCCGGTCCGGGCGCGGTCGTCTCCGTGCCGGAGAACCGGCCCCGGCTGACGGCGGCCGAGGCCAGGGAGCACACACCGAGGACCTACCTCGGGGACTGGAGGCCCTGTGCCGGCCGGTGA
- a CDS encoding dienelactone hydrolase family protein, translated as MGRRAFVVGAGAAAFTGAGTAAAAGAEPAAAAGSALPGALPDFHPLLKDELRFPLAWGTSPIRDFRTWRRAARAKVEEHLFVARDDTPYAPEYGGQRDEGDGYSRESVAFSLTRYGRVRGALLTPHGTGPFPAVLLLHDHGAKFDIGKEKLVRPWFDESRLASARAWADRYFSGRFVGDELARRGYVVLAVDALGWSDRGPVTYEEQQALASNLYHLGSSLAGLMAREDVRAAGFLAGLDRVDRHRVAALGFSMGAFRAWQTAALSDDIAAAVSICWMTGLKDVMVPGNNILRGQSSYYMLHPGLARYLDFPDVASIGAPKPMLFLHGGQDPLFTSEGVRVAHEKLRAVWRSRHAGERLDLRIRPDLGHVFTAPQQDEVFDWLDAVL; from the coding sequence GTGGGGCGCCGCGCCTTCGTCGTGGGCGCGGGGGCGGCGGCGTTCACGGGCGCCGGAACGGCCGCGGCGGCCGGGGCGGAGCCCGCGGCCGCCGCCGGGTCCGCCCTGCCCGGTGCCCTCCCTGACTTCCACCCCCTGCTCAAGGACGAGCTCCGCTTCCCGCTCGCCTGGGGCACCTCACCGATCCGGGACTTCCGCACCTGGCGGCGCGCGGCCCGCGCCAAGGTCGAGGAGCATCTGTTCGTCGCCCGGGACGACACCCCGTACGCGCCCGAGTACGGCGGACAACGGGACGAAGGCGACGGCTACAGCCGCGAGTCGGTGGCCTTCTCCCTCACCCGGTACGGCCGCGTCCGGGGCGCCCTGCTCACCCCGCACGGCACCGGACCGTTCCCGGCCGTCCTCCTCCTGCACGACCACGGCGCCAAGTTCGACATCGGCAAGGAGAAACTGGTCCGGCCGTGGTTCGACGAGAGCAGGCTCGCCTCCGCGCGGGCCTGGGCCGACCGGTACTTCAGCGGCCGGTTCGTCGGCGACGAACTCGCCCGGCGCGGCTACGTCGTCCTCGCCGTGGACGCGCTCGGCTGGAGCGACCGGGGCCCGGTCACCTACGAGGAGCAACAGGCCCTCGCGAGCAACCTCTACCACCTCGGCTCCTCCCTCGCCGGGCTCATGGCCAGGGAGGACGTGCGCGCGGCGGGCTTCTTGGCCGGCCTCGACCGGGTGGACCGGCACCGGGTCGCGGCCCTCGGGTTCTCCATGGGTGCGTTCAGGGCCTGGCAGACGGCCGCCCTCAGCGACGACATCGCGGCCGCGGTCAGCATCTGTTGGATGACCGGCCTCAAGGACGTCATGGTCCCCGGCAACAACATCCTGCGCGGCCAGTCCTCCTACTACATGCTCCACCCCGGGCTCGCCCGGTACCTCGACTTCCCCGACGTGGCGAGCATCGGCGCCCCCAAGCCGATGCTGTTCCTCCACGGCGGCCAGGACCCCCTCTTCACCAGCGAGGGCGTCCGGGTCGCGCACGAGAAGCTGCGCGCCGTCTGGCGTTCACGCCACGCCGGGGAGCGGTTGGACCTGCGTATCCGGCCGGACCTCGGCCATGTGTTCACCGCACCCCAGCAGGACGAGGTCTTCGACTGGCTCGACGCCGTCCTGTGA
- a CDS encoding right-handed parallel beta-helix repeat-containing protein — MSRRTALVLSTALALGAGLAVLPTRAHAATVVVDTTTALSSAIKNATPGTVIQVRGGTYYPTATLQSTANGSSSSRIRLQPYGSETVKIDGSNLPDGDWIFKLTADYWTVSGITFQNSPDSAVVCQSCASTVWDNIRTINGGDSGFTLTGDGTTNNTVRNIDSYGHYDPANHGENADGIAVKFGSGSGNLITGARLYNNADDGLDFWSFSSPVTVEHTWAMGNGKNRWGDAAFAGDGNGYKLGGDGETVAHVVNNSAAWDNAGNGFTENSNKGAIVINRTTAYANAKWGYYFATGAARLGKNLAVSNGGGPVNKASSVVSSGNNWDSGVSTPSFRSTDASSTYNARSSSGALPATTFLTTGSTTIGSTMN; from the coding sequence ATGTCTCGTCGCACCGCTCTCGTCCTGAGCACGGCCCTGGCGCTCGGCGCCGGCCTGGCCGTCCTCCCCACCCGGGCGCACGCCGCGACCGTGGTCGTCGACACGACCACGGCCCTGTCCAGCGCCATCAAGAACGCCACCCCCGGCACCGTCATCCAGGTGCGCGGCGGCACGTACTACCCGACGGCGACCCTCCAGTCGACGGCCAACGGCAGCTCGTCCAGCCGGATACGCCTCCAGCCGTACGGCTCGGAGACAGTGAAGATCGACGGCTCGAACCTCCCCGACGGCGACTGGATCTTCAAGCTGACCGCCGACTACTGGACCGTCTCCGGGATCACCTTCCAGAACTCCCCGGACAGCGCGGTCGTCTGCCAGTCCTGCGCCTCCACGGTCTGGGACAACATCAGGACCATCAACGGCGGCGACTCCGGCTTCACGCTCACCGGCGACGGCACCACCAACAACACCGTCCGCAACATCGACTCCTACGGCCACTACGACCCGGCCAACCACGGGGAGAACGCCGACGGCATCGCGGTGAAGTTCGGCTCCGGCAGCGGCAACCTCATCACCGGGGCCCGTCTCTACAACAACGCGGACGACGGCCTGGACTTCTGGTCCTTCTCCTCGCCCGTCACCGTCGAGCACACCTGGGCGATGGGCAACGGCAAGAACCGCTGGGGCGATGCCGCGTTCGCCGGCGACGGCAACGGCTACAAGCTCGGCGGCGACGGCGAGACCGTGGCCCATGTCGTCAACAACTCGGCGGCCTGGGACAACGCGGGCAACGGCTTCACCGAGAACAGCAACAAGGGCGCCATCGTCATCAACCGGACCACCGCCTACGCCAACGCCAAGTGGGGCTACTACTTCGCCACCGGCGCGGCCCGTCTCGGCAAGAACCTGGCCGTGAGCAACGGCGGCGGCCCCGTCAACAAGGCTTCGTCGGTCGTGTCGTCCGGCAACAACTGGGACTCCGGCGTCTCGACCCCGTCGTTCCGCTCCACCGACGCCTCCTCGACGTACAACGCCCGTTCGTCGAGCGGCGCCCTGCCCGCGACCACCTTCCTCACCACGGGCAGTACGACGATCGGCTCGACCATGAACTGA